In Musa acuminata AAA Group cultivar baxijiao chromosome BXJ2-3, Cavendish_Baxijiao_AAA, whole genome shotgun sequence, the following proteins share a genomic window:
- the LOC103977340 gene encoding uncharacterized protein LOC103977340, which produces MAHSKLLLLATLLAALSALVVESRVARMDLGSLGTGVGLGTGLGVGVDGGTVSVSGSGSGSGSESGFGHSSSTSRSESRSFSVTLPGLGSGAGSSAGSGAGSSAGSGAGSSAGSDAGSSAGSGAGNGEGSGSGCGSGSGN; this is translated from the coding sequence ATGGCTCATTCGAAGCTCTTGCTCCTGGCCACTCTTCTCGCCGCTCTCTCTGCTCTGGTGGTGGAGAGCCGGGTGGCAAGGATGGATCTTGGGAGCCTTGGCACCGGGGTCGGTCTCGGCACTGGGCTCGGTGTTGGCGTAGATGGTGGTACGGTCTCCGTCTCAGGATCGGGCTCCGGCTCTGGCTCCGAGTCTGGGTTTGGTCACTCCAGCTCGACTTCCAGGTCGGAATCACGTTCGTTTTCGGTGACTCTGCCTGGTTTAGGCTCCGGCGCGGGCTCTTCGGCAGGTTCCGGCGCAGGTTCCTCCGCAGGCTCGGGCGCGGGATCATCGGCAGGTTCGGACGCGGGTTCCTCCGCGGGTTCTGGTGCGGGGAACGGCGAAGGTTCCGGCTCGGGCTGTGGCTCGGGTTCTGGCAACTGA
- the LOC135606594 gene encoding glycine-rich cell wall structural protein 2-like, which yields MAATRASAVALVLFSLSLAMVATECRPARKDLGLALGGGLGLGLDLGLGGGGSASGSGSGSASASASGSGSASGSGSGSYAGSYAGSYAGSGGSGAGSSAGSGAGSGAGQGGGRGGGSGSGYGEGHGYGEGHGNGSGSGYGEGYGYGSGSGDGRH from the coding sequence ATGGCAGCTACGAGAGCTTCCGCTGTAGCATTGGTGTTGTTCTCATTGTCACTGGCAATGGTCGCCACTGAGTGCCGGCCTGCCCGGAAAGACCTCGGCCTCGCCCTGGGTGGCGGCCTGGGCCTCGGTCTCGACCTCGGGCTAGGTGGTGGAGGCTCGGCCTCCGGCTCAGGCTCCggttccgcctccgcctccgcctccgggtCTGGCTCTGCCTCGGGTTCGGGTTCTGGTTCCTACGCCGGGTCGTACGCGGGCTCGTACGCTGGTTCGGGCGGTTCAGGCGCAGGCTCTTCGGCTGGTTCTGGTGCGGGGTCCGGTGCCGGCCAAGGAGGCGGGCGTGGCGGGGGCTCGGGGTCTGGCTACGGCGAGGGCCATGGCTACGGTGAGGGCCATGGAAACGGGTCCGGGTCGGGTTATGGCGAAGGCTATGGATATGGATCCGGATCCGGTGATGGGCGTCACTGA